From Desulfobulbaceae bacterium DB1, the proteins below share one genomic window:
- a CDS encoding UV damage repair endonuclease UvsE, with protein sequence MQETREDHVPRFGLCCLFAQEPIKFRSFTMKSLVQLGTTERLSKISDVCLHNSRSLLQALHFCRANGIGAFRVMSPFLPRYTHPDAGYTIDTLPDGEEISRNLALVRKFRDTHDIRLSFHPDQFIVLSSPRRDVVDNAVRELDYQAMLAELIGADVINVHGGGHYGDPTLALSRFADNFRRLPERVQSRLALENDDKIYSVVDLLPLCRQLGIPLIYDVHHHRCNNDGLSEEEATRRTIQTWEHVGREPYFHLSSPRNGWRHANPLPHADYIDLADFPPCWHGLTGTIDVEAKAKELAVIALQQALAG encoded by the coding sequence ATTCAGGAAACGAGGGAGGACCATGTGCCGCGTTTCGGGTTATGTTGTCTCTTTGCGCAAGAACCGATAAAATTTCGTAGCTTTACCATGAAATCCCTGGTGCAGCTGGGAACGACTGAACGCTTGTCGAAAATTTCCGATGTCTGCCTGCATAACAGCCGCAGCCTGCTGCAGGCCCTTCATTTCTGCCGGGCCAACGGCATCGGCGCCTTCCGGGTGATGAGCCCTTTTCTGCCCAGGTACACCCATCCGGATGCGGGGTATACCATTGATACCTTGCCGGATGGCGAGGAAATTTCCCGCAACCTGGCCCTGGTCCGAAAATTCCGCGACACCCATGATATCCGGCTGAGTTTTCACCCGGATCAGTTTATTGTCCTTTCCTCTCCCCGGCGAGATGTCGTCGACAATGCCGTCCGAGAGCTTGACTACCAGGCCATGCTTGCGGAACTGATCGGCGCCGACGTGATCAACGTCCATGGCGGCGGCCATTATGGGGATCCCACCCTGGCCCTGAGCCGTTTCGCTGATAATTTCCGACGCCTGCCGGAGCGGGTGCAAAGCCGTCTTGCCCTGGAAAATGACGACAAAATTTACAGCGTCGTCGATCTGCTGCCTCTCTGCCGGCAACTCGGCATCCCCCTGATCTACGATGTTCACCATCACCGTTGCAACAACGACGGGCTCAGCGAAGAAGAGGCGACCAGGCGGACAATCCAGACCTGGGAACACGTCGGCAGGGAGCCCTATTTTCATCTCTCCTCGCCCAGAAACGGCTGGCGGCACGCCAATCCCCTGCCCCATGCCGATTATATCGATCTCGCTGATTTCCCCCCCTGCTGGCACGGCTTGACCGGCACAATCGATGTGGAGGCCAAGGCCAAGGAACTGGCCGTCATTGCCCTGCAACAAGCGCTGGCCGGGTGA
- a CDS encoding transcriptional regulator: protein MRFKVILASVKQEISDTIVDAGKKAGATGATVIPARGTGIHEAKTFFGLTLEAQTDIIMFLVEEHIVLNILAAIGEAGRFREPGTGIAFVLPVEHVIGLESQMERFKKEVRDQYF from the coding sequence ATGCGTTTTAAGGTTATTCTGGCCAGCGTCAAACAGGAGATATCAGACACTATCGTTGACGCCGGCAAAAAGGCGGGCGCCACCGGCGCCACGGTTATTCCGGCCCGGGGCACCGGCATTCACGAAGCAAAAACATTTTTCGGCCTTACCCTGGAGGCCCAGACCGACATCATCATGTTTCTGGTGGAAGAGCATATCGTTCTGAATATTCTCGCGGCCATCGGCGAAGCGGGCCGGTTTCGGGAACCGGGAACAGGCATCGCCTTTGTTTTGCCGGTGGAGCACGTTATCGGCCTGGAAAGTCAGATGGAACGGTTCAAAAAAGAGGTGCGGGATCAATATTTCTAA
- a CDS encoding histidine kinase, with protein MFSGAIVRARDVMRKEVGYIDGMATAKEAAAMMRAGKFSALIVKKRHSDDAWGIVVVQDLVRGVIVPGRASHEVNVYEIMTKPVITVPADMDIRYVARLIFNSGIRRAPVEDKGELIGMIALSSLILENDLF; from the coding sequence ATGTTTTCAGGAGCAATTGTTCGGGCGCGGGATGTGATGCGCAAAGAGGTGGGGTATATTGACGGCATGGCCACCGCCAAGGAGGCAGCCGCCATGATGCGGGCCGGTAAATTCAGTGCGCTGATCGTGAAAAAAAGACATTCGGATGATGCCTGGGGAATTGTTGTTGTGCAGGATCTTGTCAGGGGGGTGATTGTTCCCGGCCGTGCTTCGCACGAGGTCAATGTCTATGAAATCATGACAAAACCGGTTATCACCGTGCCGGCTGATATGGATATTCGCTATGTGGCGCGGTTGATATTTAATTCCGGGATTCGCCGGGCTCCGGTTGAAGACAAAGGGGAACTAATCGGCATGATCGCCCTTTCCTCGCTGATTCTGGAAAATGATTTGTTTTGA
- a CDS encoding endonuclease, with amino-acid sequence MNVSALLDIYSTLFDHFGPQGWWPAQTPFEVMVGAVLTQNTNWSNVSRAIDNLRADDLLSPERLADLPPETLAEKIRPSGYYNLKARRLKNLLTMIRREEPAGDLDRFFSQDTGLLREKLLSVKGIGQETADSILLYAAGKPLFVIDAYTYRILTRHGLISEETDYEAMQSLFMDSLPLDADLFNEYHALLVRLGKEFCKKSNPRCSACPLRRFQPLLIDTP; translated from the coding sequence TTGAACGTGTCCGCCCTTCTTGATATTTACTCCACCCTTTTTGATCATTTCGGTCCCCAGGGCTGGTGGCCAGCCCAAACCCCCTTTGAGGTGATGGTTGGGGCGGTGCTCACCCAGAATACCAACTGGAGCAACGTCAGCCGGGCCATCGACAACCTCAGGGCAGACGATCTTCTGTCGCCGGAGCGCCTGGCCGATCTTCCCCCGGAAACCCTGGCGGAAAAGATCCGTCCGTCCGGCTACTACAACCTCAAGGCCAGGCGGCTGAAAAACCTGCTTACCATGATCCGCCGTGAGGAACCGGCCGGCGATCTGGATCGTTTTTTTTCGCAGGACACCGGCCTGCTGCGGGAAAAACTGCTGTCGGTCAAGGGAATCGGCCAGGAAACAGCGGATTCCATCCTGCTGTATGCGGCGGGAAAGCCCCTCTTTGTCATTGACGCTTACACCTACCGTATCCTCACCCGCCATGGCCTGATCAGCGAAGAAACCGATTACGAAGCAATGCAAAGTCTGTTCATGGACAGCCTGCCCTTGGATGCCGATCTTTTTAACGAATACCACGCGCTTCTTGTCCGGCTCGGCAAGGAATTCTGCAAAAAAAGCAATCCGCGCTGCTCTGCCTGCCCACTTCGCCGCTTCCAGCCGTTGCTGATCGATACTCCTTAA
- a CDS encoding phosphomethylpyrimidine synthase gives MSIREDALQKKMTPIFEQCAKNEGISPETLMQGVAQGVIAIPKNKHHDFERIMAVGKGLSTKVNANIGASRDMPGLDQELEKLCVSLKAGADTVMDLSLGENLNEVRRGILARCPVPLGTVPVYQTVADVVERRKKEIGEVTVDQLLDTIRQQAEDGVDFMTIHCGLTRDSLVRVKNHERLMGVVSRGGSFTIEWMSYNNKENPFYEHFDKILAILKEHEVTISLGDGLRPGCLADATDRGQIQELIHLGELTLRAWDAGVQVIIEGPGHMPMDQIQANMLLQKRLCHGAPFYVLGPLVTDIAPGYDHITGAIGGAIAAAAGADYLCYVTPAEHLKLPSADDVREGVIASRIAAHAADIAKGIPGALDKDIAMAKCRNRLDWKGQIELSLDPEKALRYREEGNSYKGDACSMCGSYCAIKVYKKAISPARCSNGSK, from the coding sequence ATGAGCATACGTGAAGACGCCCTGCAGAAAAAAATGACCCCCATTTTTGAGCAATGCGCCAAAAATGAAGGGATCTCCCCGGAGACCCTGATGCAAGGAGTGGCGCAGGGAGTCATTGCCATTCCGAAAAACAAACACCATGATTTCGAACGAATCATGGCAGTGGGCAAGGGCCTTTCCACCAAGGTCAACGCCAATATCGGCGCATCCCGCGACATGCCCGGCCTTGACCAGGAACTGGAAAAACTCTGCGTTTCCCTGAAAGCCGGGGCTGACACGGTCATGGATCTCAGCCTGGGGGAAAACCTCAATGAAGTGCGACGCGGCATCCTGGCGCGCTGTCCGGTGCCCCTGGGCACGGTTCCCGTCTACCAGACCGTTGCCGACGTGGTGGAGCGCCGGAAAAAGGAAATAGGCGAGGTCACCGTTGACCAGCTGCTTGACACTATCAGGCAGCAGGCGGAAGACGGCGTTGATTTCATGACCATCCACTGCGGCCTCACCCGGGACTCCCTGGTCAGGGTGAAAAATCATGAGCGCCTGATGGGAGTTGTCAGCCGGGGCGGCTCATTCACCATTGAATGGATGAGCTACAACAACAAGGAAAATCCCTTTTATGAGCATTTTGATAAAATTCTCGCCATTCTGAAAGAGCATGAAGTGACCATCAGCCTGGGCGACGGCTTGCGCCCCGGTTGCCTGGCCGACGCCACCGACCGGGGGCAGATCCAGGAACTCATCCATCTCGGCGAATTGACCCTGCGGGCCTGGGATGCCGGGGTGCAGGTCATTATCGAGGGACCAGGACACATGCCCATGGACCAGATCCAGGCCAACATGCTGCTGCAGAAACGTCTCTGCCACGGTGCTCCCTTTTACGTCCTCGGCCCCCTGGTCACCGATATCGCCCCGGGATACGACCATATCACCGGCGCCATCGGCGGTGCCATTGCCGCCGCGGCCGGTGCCGATTATCTTTGTTATGTGACGCCGGCCGAGCACCTCAAACTGCCCTCCGCCGACGACGTGCGGGAAGGGGTTATCGCCTCCCGCATCGCCGCTCATGCCGCCGATATCGCCAAGGGGATTCCCGGCGCGCTGGACAAGGATATTGCCATGGCCAAATGCCGCAACCGCCTCGACTGGAAAGGCCAGATTGAATTGTCCCTTGATCCGGAGAAGGCGTTGCGCTATCGTGAGGAAGGAAACTCTTACAAGGGAGATGCCTGCAGCATGTGCGGTTCCTACTGCGCCATCAAGGTATACAAAAAGGCCATATCTCCCGCCCGCTGCTCAAACGGATCAAAATAA